The sequence TTTAGCAGTTAGGGGACAGTTAGGCTGATAAATAGGAACGTGGGTTTCTTACTTGTTTTCTGCTAGAATTTTGTTTCAAAAGAAAGGCCCGCTCTAAATCTTGTGACCACTTTGCctaactttaattttcttttctttcttctccactttatggggttgtactttaaatataattcatgCCTAGATAGAGACCTTTTTTAATCTCTCCATCTCCTAGTTGCAGAAATAGCATAAGTAGAAAAACACTTAAAGTTTTCATTTGATACAAACTCCCACTCAAACAGCAAAGTTTATGGCAACTAATTCTTTTATCCACACCCAGTGCAACTTGCATTAGTAGACAACTGCTTTGTCATTGTCTGAAACACCTACTCAGATTTGAAGTAGAGACAGATTtggacaattaaaaaaatttgccAGTTCTCtctccttttgtttttgtgattttaggagttcctttcttttgtaccagaaaatcaaattggttccttctttctttagccttttgctttattattattattttttgtttctagattgcatgacttttttttttcctctatACTTTAAGTGAAAGACCAGTGCAGGAGGGTAGCTAATTGCCAAAAAAACAAGGCTGCCAATATTCAGTGACATATGGGTTTGGTACTTAGGGCTAAGGTCCATGCATACAAAAGTGAAATGACCCAAATCAAATGACAATTGTAGCATTGGACTAGTATCTTGTAATGGTCCAGGCTTCATCTGCCAACAAATTTTCAGTGTCCTATGGAAAGGGAGGTTTGTACTCTAAGGACAGAATCAAGAAACTTGACTCTTACTTCAGATATAATGGATAGAGGAATcactttatttaaaagaaaccCAACAACCAATATAATCCTACTCATAAAGGTTGCAAATTTCAAAGTTTGCGTGTTAAGACCAAAATTAGTTATGGCAActaatattagatttattcacTATTTTTGTCAAGATGTGTGCATCTTTGATAGTGAAATATGTTGAGTAATTGAACCGCAAATAAGGATGAACAGTAATAATTATAGATACAGAAGACTTGTTAGTATTCTTTCGTCAAATCTTATGTCCTAATTACTTACAAATCAAATAGAtggtaatttaatttagttaattgaaattgataaaattttgaatcaaataGCATTTTTCACCAAGAGATAAGAGCTTAAAAAGAAATGGGAATTTCTAGACTTCTAGGGGCCAGTTTGTTCCATATTAGTACCCTTTTAGACCGATTACTGCGTTTGCATGTGCAGCCAACCTGTGGATTAAAGGGTGGTCATGGTTAATTTTAATGTGTGTGATCATTTTCAGCTAGAAGGACCAGAAATCTCCTTATTGGGTGTTTCCTGCTGTCTGCTCAGATTATCGACTAGTGCTTGTCTagaaagtattaaaattatttgcacACGATCACCCTTCGAGCTAAGGCTAATATCAATGATATAGGTTGCCGAGTTTTGATTGGCATTCATGAATCAAGCCTTACCAGGGTAATTCTTTCAGCATTTCTGTTTTCTGATTGTTGGGACCTGAACTGGGCATATTGAAGAAAGTGTTAGCAATGAACATAATAACACAAATTAAAATGGCAacctattattattaatattatttttctcaggAGGAATAGCTCTTGTAACAGAAAATCCGgaagttaaaaatttaccactgGTGTAGTGATTGATTGCTCCAATTTTCTGATGGAACTTTTCTTGCATGGTAGTTCCAGCAGATGCTTACCTAACAACAACAAATGATGtcttattcaaaaatatatattcatttcaattttctcAACTAAACCTTGATCTTAAATGGTGAGAGTCAGTTATAtgaattgttttctttattccaGGTGGTTTAAAGCTCATATTTGGACAGTTAAGATCAAAagatctttctttttttcaatagtaaaagaaaaaggataataaaatgaaatccAACTTTGATTAACACCTGTATGGcttgtccttttcttttctggtaAGAAAGTTGGTTTGGGAAAGGCATAAGTAGCCTTGAATGAAACAGAATGTGCACCCAACTATTGTtacatgtaaaaaaaaaatatcagaaTAACAAGACTGACTCCACAGAGCATTACATTTTACGCAcctaaaaacaataaaactttttttgtcttaaagaaggaaaaaatagaaaaagaaaaggcataGAAGGAAGAGTATGTTCCATGCAACCGGAAGCTTAAGACTAAAATCCAAAGcaatgttttttctttagtaAAAGACAATAACTCAGTTCAAGTCCCATATTTCTGTTCAATCCAGTCATTAGTCCATCCATATAATATACATCAAACTTGGCTTTGCATTCTGTTCACCGATGGTTATGCAAATGAACGCAAATTGTTCTGTCCTTGCTCTGTCagtggtttttcttttaaatgctGTGTGCTATAGAGCTGCAAACGAGTATATATCAGCAATTGGAGATCCAGGAATGAGAAGAGATAGTCTGAGGTTGGCAATAGAGTCATGGAACCAATGCAATGAGGTTGGTGATGAAGTCCCTAATATGGGCAGCCCAAGAGCTGCAGATTGCTTTGACGTTTACAAGGGTTCACAACAATCAGAAGGTAAAGATTTCTGGCTTAGTTATTGCTCGTTGCTTGTTTTCAATCTGTAATTACAAAACATGTTTGTGGTTAACTCAGCTGATATGTGCACATGAAACTGAAAACAATTCCAAGCATCGTGTTATTGTCCGGCAAGAATTTAGATTCTGTGAACTCACAATTGCTTACTAAAAGATTTTCCTTCATTTGCTTTGCTAATTTTTGTAGAAAAGAATTGCTCCTTCTGCAGTTTGCTGCCATACATGCTAGTGCACAGAGTCACAGAGAGAGACAACAAGTTAGGTGTTGGAGACCCTTTTCTTGGATTGCAACCAAAGTCACTTAATGATGTAGATCTTTATGCTGCAGAGAAAGAACTCTACTTGGGCTCAAAATGTCAAGTTGAAGATACTCCAAGTCCATGGCAATTTTGGATGATCATGCTTAAAAGTGGCAACATGGATACTTATGCAGCCAAGTGTCCGAAAAATGGCCAGAAAGTAGGACCTTTTGGCTCTGATCCTAATTTTCCTTGCTTTGGACAAGGGTGCATGAACCAACCATTTATTTATCATGATTATACTACATTAAAAGGGCCTAATAGGACTACTCTCAAAGGTAGGTTTTATGGGTCATGGGATTTAGATGCCGACTTGAGAAAAGGATTGCTGGGTAATAATTCGTATCATTCTGTGACTTGGGAGAAGGAACTTGGAAAGGGAAGTTGGGCATTTCATCATGTCTTAAGGACTTCAACAAAGTACCCGTGGTTGATGCTTTACTTGAGATCAGATGCTACATTTGGCCTTTCTGGAGGATATCATTACCCAACAAGAGGAATGTCCAAAATTGTGAGtaattctttcctttcaattgTCTAATCTCGATCAATATTCAACAGTCTTAACAAAtacaatttgaaaaaacagtaaaataaaaaaaaaaaattgtttcaaATGGGAAGCATGCTTAATGACAAGTTTTTGTTTAGGCAGTTCAAAGTCTATCTAAATTTTGGCTTTCGAGCAAGTCTTTCTTGCAAGAAAAACACATTTGCAGGCAATTATTACAGATACCTAACATTATGTGCTACTATATGCAGATACCAGAATCACCAAACTTTAAAGTGAGGTTCACTTTGAATATAATCAAAGGTGGGGGACCTAGCAGCCAATTCTACCTAATGGACATAGGAAGCTGTTGGAAGAACAATGGACAACCTTGTGATGGCAATGTAACTTCAGATGTTACTCGATACAGCGAAATGATTATAAATCCTAATATAAGCTCATGGTGTCATCCCAGTAACCTTAATGTGTGCCCACCTTACCATACATTTTCCAATGGAACACGTGTCCATCGCAACGACACTGCTCACTTTCCTTATGCAGCCTATCACCTGTATTGTTCTCCAGGGAATGCAGAACATCTTGAAGTGCCTTACAGTTTGTGCGATCCATATAGCAATCCTCAGCCTCAGGAGATATTACAGATTTTGCCTCATCCTGTTTGGGGTGAGTATGGATATCCAACTAAACAAGGTGAGGGTTGGATTGGTGATCCAAGAACATGGGAGCTTGATGTTGGCAGGTTGTCACACTCACTTTACTTTTATCAGGTTTGTTTTTCTCTCCATGTTTCTTTATCCCATTTTTGGTGACAGAATGGTCTTGAAATTGTTAAAGCTTAAATATAATCTCAACATAATTCTTCCAGGATCCTGAAACTCCTCCAGCTAGGAGGCAATGGATGTCTATTGATTTAGGAACAGAGATTTTTAAAGCCCCTGACCAGGTTGCGGAATGGACCGTCAGTGATTTTGACGTACTTGTACCTAAGCAATGACGAAGAGACGTGGTTCAAGCCAAATAATGGTTAATTTCAAGGAAGATAGATCAGCTTCAACCCAAAAGGTCtgctattttttctttttcttttttccaccTTCGAAAAAAGAGAGCAATTTTAGATTGTCTGTGATGATAATTCAAGTTCAACGTTTATATTCATGTTTCTTGTTTTACTCTGCAAATCGGCAGAGTCATTCAATCCAACTGTTCCAAATTTTTAAGGTAAGAACCATCAacacattttatttaaatttaggtTCTTCTAATACACTATCAAGTTTAATTAGTCATCTTCTAGAAACCAACACCTGAAAATTTCAGTTTGACCCTTAGCTTATGAGGCTTAACTTATTCCTTTTCAACTTTAggcaaatataaatataaaattttgagacATAAATACTTTCtgacatatataattatttttgagatataaaatttaagtttatttgtaattttattactttgtttattaagttattaattaaataatagttctaatcctagaaaataatattttaattatacttttaatattgtattagCTAAAAACATTACTTTTCTGATTAGAcaatgattctaattctaaaaatttatattttaaattatatattaaatattttcattaactaataagttagttttctaattatacaataacttctaatcttaaaaaatagtattatcaactatattatagtattaatttatataatactaaaatcaaCTTACATTATTGTTACTTATGTAACTACACTAATTTATTGTTACTTCTTaaactattataaataattataaaatattaaaaattatttataaactcAATTTACATTATtactcataataaaaataattacaacgGACGGGAAACATGCGGATAAATGACTAGtttagtataaatttaataacttgGGTGAGCAAACgaaaagtaaataaagattagGCAGTGAAGAGATATTGATTAGGATATAAAATGCTGAAGACATTTtctagaaattaatatattaagtatcaatttaaattttttaatttgtttcactGTTTTATTAGGGAAGTGCAAGCCGCTCTGtgattttgtaataaaaataggTTAATTAAGCCAAATAGCAAATTTTGTATAAAATTGATCCAAAAGTTTAAAATGGATTACATTTGAGCCCTAGAAATAAGTTGGAGGGCAATATTGAACCTCACTCCAATGAACGCCGAAGTTCAAATAATCCGACTCTTTTctctaaaaatttaactatGTTTGATTAGCTTCCATAATCCTGTATTCCATTTTTTGTCAAATAGAATTGAGAAGTAGCATTAAGAGGAGCATAAACCTTTAACAATACAATTCtgagtttattttaaaaagtaaattacaTAATATTCCCAAATTCATATCAGTTTTAATGGGCTTAAATATCAAACTTGGGTCTACTTGCCCAAACCAACCACAGTCCATAGACAATACAATTACCATAATACCACCTTCTTTCACAATCTCCACCGTAAGCTATTCATCCAATCCAAGGTATTCAAATTTCAACcctctaaaatataattatttgaatccATTatgaattcatttaaaatatatactatgacataaatttaaaatgtaacGTGAAACAAAACTTATTAGCAcaaaagaggaaaaataaGAACAATTTAAATGTTTCTAATGAAGCATAATGTAAGTTGAAGGTGTATAGAACAATTTATGTGAATTACTGCCTTTTAAAAACCAAGTACAGAGTTAATGTCTTTTGACGTAATAATTTTAATGGCTGGATTGTCTGgtttatagaaataataaaaaaagttgaggCTCAAACTGTAATATGGGTGGTTTCAATTTTAGAATTGATCTTTGATAAAGGTCCTTTAAGGTGAAATGAAATGATAATTACATTAAAACTAGAAAATTTGTGGACTAATTAATTGTAGCCATTAGGGGATACAAGGGTCTCCACATATGCCACCACTGCTGACCCATATTTAGGAGGAGAATGCAATAGACACTGGTACTGATGTGTACCGTGATAGAATGTAGCCAAAGCCTTCCTGTCTAAACTCAGAAGAGCTTGATGTTTATCTTTTTGGGTAAATCCAAGTGCATCCCAAAGGAGATGTTCAATCTAATCCAAGATTTCTGTACCCCATGTTCTTTCATCACCCGCGTGTTCAATTTGTCAAAACAAATTTCCCCTGCACAAAGACCATTATTGTACAAGGCAGGTAAAaagattttacttttaaaattaaacaagaTTTCGGGCAGAGGGACCTCCTTCAATCTCTCTTCTCCGAAATCAAAAGAGCTTATCCTTtattggtatatatatatatatatatgagttaGTGTAGCATCAGAGTCTTCTCATGTGGGTTTGATTATGGGTGATCTAGAGAAGACAGTTAAGCAGGTAGATAGTTTGTTTGGACAGCAAAGAGCAGTTTAAATAGACCTGTGTGTACAACTCTCTCTCGCTCAATGGATAAACAAATCAACCCACTTTGTAAAaacactaaaagaaaaatggatgaatgcttttaatattttttgatatatatatcttaatttttatctcTTAATATGTTCCAtattgttctttttatttatctattttattcttcactaatattatatataaatttatattcttttattatatttttagctaTCTTTATtacagtaaaaaaaaaaaactaaagcaTCCTCACACTGTAAaactcaatatttttttttatcgtGTGAAAATGTCTTGAGTTTTTTCTTCCGGGTTATATGCACACAAATTCAAAATCATAAGAAGTATGATAAGGAACAAGgaaatttacaaataataatggcaaaatttaaactaaataaataaaaaataaacatattttatttcatcatagatttaaaagataaaagttaAAGTACATACCAAAAACATACTGAAAAATACTCATAATAAACTTACttcaaaatttgaatgataGTAGTTGATCATCGATAGAGTCAATCATATCAAAGAAGAATGCAACTTTAACAAAGGATAAAGCCAATTCCAGGAAAGTCTCCATATAGCTTACTCAATCAATCAAAGCCCGCTAGAAATTGTAAATTCACCTAAAATCTCCAGCAATAGCATTAGCAACTTCTGCTGCATCAACCTCAAGCTACGTCTGACTGATGATCAATGAGCGCAAACAATTGTTTGCACTCATCGAATATTAACTAACCCCACTGTCATTCTCTAATTCTGCAGATTAAGGCGCTATTAGATAAAGAAAGGATCCTGAAGTGTTCCCATGTTTTCAGGGAAATAAATATCTGTGCAGATTGGCTTGCACATATAGTGGCCTCTATTTCACTGGGTACTCAGGTTTATGATAGCCCTCCTGCAGGAATTCTTTGCTTGGGCGCCTTAGAAATGCTGTGacttgagtttttttttttgggccCAAACCTTTCTCTTGTAccgaaaaaaaataaaaagaaaataaggaaatatcAGAGAGACAAACAAGAGAATCACTTTCACTGTtggtcaaaaaaaaaaaaaaaaaaggaataatcTTTGCGTGTCAATTTTTAAGAAGCATTTATTATTCAGAATCAACAACTGCCTGGCAGCTTCTTGTTGTCTAGAAATTAAACATCCATATTTTCATATCGGTCCGACGTGAACAGCATTTAGTTGAAGGATATGAATGTGCATAAAATCCTTAGCTTAATTCTATCTACAACCCTCAACTGTGCAATTAAGCCCctcatcaatttttaattttatcaatttttttggCAAATATAGCAATTCCattgaatataagaaattagaaaggTTTTTCCACCGTGtgattttggagttaattcaAAACGAATCTAAcattcattaaaataaatgaaaatgtattttatttgatagtATTTCAACTTGGAAGATGACCAACATATGAACATGTAAGATAACAGTAACAAGTAGGTGATTGAAATAAGAATATGCCCTTTCTTTAATTCTCATCTGGGTCCTGATAGAGTCCACGGAAGTAATGGAGTTGCACTTGCATATCCCAACTCCTCCTCCTCCCTCTTGGTAGCTGCCGGAGTTGCTGGATAGTGAATGCTATAGTCTAAGTCAGCTTCCACTTTCATGGTACCATTTAAAACCTTAACAACAGTTGACATGGAAGGCCTCCTTTTGTAATCATTTTGCAGACACCAAACTGCAACCTTCATCATCTCCACAACTTCTAATCTGTGCAACTGCATGTCCTCACAGTTTTTGTCAATCATATCACTCCATTGATCCTCCTTCGCATTTCTCATGAACATCAGTAGCAAAAACATGCACTCTTCTGGCAGTGACCTATCTATGTTCCTCCTCCCACAAACTATTTCCATAACCACAACCCCAAAGCTATAAACATCTGCCTTCTTTGTTATGATGGAATTTAACAATTCAGGAGCCATATATCCAAAAGTTCCTCTGATCGCAGTCACTACTTGACTTTGATCTCTCTCAATCAAAGTAGACATGCCAAAATCAGATATTTTTGCTTGTAGGTTCTCATCTAATAAGATGTTTTGGGGTTTAATATCTAAGTGGACTATTTTCCATTTACACTCTTCATGAAGGTATACTAGCCCTTTTGCTATGCCAAGGATAATTGCTTTTCTAGTTTGCCAATCTAGAAGAGGTTGATCCTTGTAGAAAATCCATTTGTCCAACGATCCATTGGACATGAACTCATACACCAGCAGCCTGTGGCTGTTTTCCACGCAGAATCCGATTAGTGTAACCAGATTAAGATGGTGGATACTTCCTACAGTCTTGACCTCTGCCAGAAACTCCTTCTTCCCTTGACCTAAAGCCTCTAAGCGCTTCACAGCAATTTTTCTCCCATT comes from Ricinus communis isolate WT05 ecotype wild-type chromosome 5, ASM1957865v1, whole genome shotgun sequence and encodes:
- the LOC8275190 gene encoding uncharacterized protein LOC8275190, translating into MVMQMNANCSVLALSVVFLLNAVCYRAANEYISAIGDPGMRRDSLRLAIESWNQCNEVGDEVPNMGSPRAADCFDVYKGSQQSEEKNCSFCSLLPYMLVHRVTERDNKLGVGDPFLGLQPKSLNDVDLYAAEKELYLGSKCQVEDTPSPWQFWMIMLKSGNMDTYAAKCPKNGQKVGPFGSDPNFPCFGQGCMNQPFIYHDYTTLKGPNRTTLKGRFYGSWDLDADLRKGLLGNNSYHSVTWEKELGKGSWAFHHVLRTSTKYPWLMLYLRSDATFGLSGGYHYPTRGMSKIIPESPNFKVRFTLNIIKGGGPSSQFYLMDIGSCWKNNGQPCDGNVTSDVTRYSEMIINPNISSWCHPSNLNVCPPYHTFSNGTRVHRNDTAHFPYAAYHLYCSPGNAEHLEVPYSLCDPYSNPQPQEILQILPHPVWGEYGYPTKQGEGWIGDPRTWELDVGRLSHSLYFYQDPETPPARRQWMSIDLGTEIFKAPDQVAEWTVSDFDVLVPKQ
- the LOC8275189 gene encoding G-type lectin S-receptor-like serine/threonine-protein kinase SD2-5 → MALFSSPLVRITCLFIIVLSIMGAISVVLYLWVPGVSAIVAVVVAGAVVIVVYVFIMRSKRRKRIVSDQEIGMVDEGLEDDLNQLSGLPLRFTYEQLRIATKNFEKKLGNGSFGTVFEGAQENGRKIAVKRLEALGQGKKEFLAEVKTVGSIHHLNLVTLIGFCVENSHRLLVYEFMSNGSLDKWIFYKDQPLLDWQTRKAIILGIAKGLVYLHEECKWKIVHLDIKPQNILLDENLQAKISDFGMSTLIERDQSQVVTAIRGTFGYMAPELLNSIITKKADVYSFGVVVMEIVCGRRNIDRSLPEECMFLLLMFMRNAKEDQWSDMIDKNCEDMQLHRLEVVEMMKVAVWCLQNDYKRRPSMSTVVKVLNGTMKVEADLDYSIHYPATPAATKREEEELGYASATPLLPWTLSGPR